A genomic region of Nostoc sp. UHCC 0702 contains the following coding sequences:
- a CDS encoding PAS domain-containing protein: MFDLEDFFNLATYLFCIIGQDGCYQQVNPAWEQVLGWKPEIIS, encoded by the coding sequence GTGTTTGATCTGGAAGATTTTTTCAACCTTGCAACTTACCTATTCTGTATCATCGGGCAAGATGGTTGTTACCAGCAAGTGAATCCAGCATGGGAACAAGTCTTAGGATGGAAACCAGAAATCATCAGCTAA
- a CDS encoding DUF4212 domain-containing protein gives MDEHQRHAYWRANTALIRNLLIVWALVSLVFSILLVQPLNTVRFFGVPLGFWMAQQGSIIIFVVLIFIYAFQMDKLDRKYNIKK, from the coding sequence ATGGATGAACATCAGCGTCACGCTTATTGGCGTGCTAATACTGCATTAATTCGTAATCTTTTAATTGTTTGGGCTTTGGTTTCCCTCGTTTTCAGTATTTTGCTGGTTCAACCATTAAATACTGTACGTTTTTTCGGTGTCCCCTTGGGTTTTTGGATGGCACAGCAAGGATCAATCATCATATTTGTAGTATTGATTTTCATTTATGCCTTTCAAATGGACAAATTAGACCGCAAATATAATATCAAAAAGTGA
- a CDS encoding cation acetate symporter has translation MSVEIWTIVLVGLSFILYIYIGWQSRVENTKDFFIAGQGIPSIANGAATAADWMSAASFISMAGLISFLGYDGSIYLMGWTGGYVLLALLLAPYLRKFGKYTVPDFVGDRYNSNIARLVAVVAAIFVSLTYVAGQMRGVGIVFSRFLQVDINTGVIIGMVIVAFFAVLGGMKGITWTQVAQYCVLIFAYLIPAIAIAWKLTGNPIPQLAFTFSDVASKLNQIQLDLGFKEYTQPFVNKSMIDVLFTTIALMVGTAGLPHIIVRFYTVPSVRAARFSAGWALLFIAILYTTAPALSMFARYNLIDSLHNKTIAEVQQLDWANKWEKTKLLAFDDKNKDGRLQLTPNKDTSEIKIDPDIIVLSTPEVAKLAPWVIGLVAAGGLAAALSTASGLLLVISSSVAHDVYYRILDSSASEQKRVFVGRVMIGFSVVLAGYFGVNPPGFVSQVVAFAFGLAAASFFPVIILGIFDKRTNAEGAIAGMLTGLIFTIIYIIGVKFGGMQPWFFGVSPEGIGTLGMLINLIVTLVVSRLTPPPTQEVQALVEDLRSPTIEQ, from the coding sequence GTGTCAGTTGAAATTTGGACGATTGTATTGGTTGGACTCTCTTTCATCCTTTACATTTACATTGGTTGGCAATCGCGAGTCGAAAATACTAAAGACTTCTTTATCGCAGGTCAGGGAATACCCTCAATTGCTAATGGTGCAGCTACCGCCGCTGACTGGATGTCCGCAGCCTCGTTTATTTCTATGGCGGGGCTGATTTCTTTTTTGGGTTACGACGGTTCTATTTATTTGATGGGTTGGACTGGTGGTTATGTACTATTAGCATTACTTTTGGCTCCCTATCTGCGAAAATTTGGTAAGTATACAGTGCCCGATTTTGTGGGCGATCGCTACAACTCTAACATCGCTCGTTTAGTGGCGGTAGTTGCAGCTATTTTCGTCTCTCTCACCTATGTTGCTGGACAAATGCGGGGTGTCGGCATTGTTTTTAGCCGCTTTTTGCAAGTAGACATCAATACAGGTGTGATCATCGGTATGGTGATTGTGGCCTTTTTTGCAGTACTGGGGGGTATGAAAGGCATCACCTGGACGCAAGTAGCACAGTACTGTGTGTTAATTTTTGCTTACTTAATTCCAGCGATCGCGATCGCCTGGAAGCTGACAGGAAACCCCATTCCCCAACTAGCATTTACCTTTAGTGATGTTGCTAGTAAACTCAATCAAATCCAACTTGACTTGGGGTTTAAAGAGTATACCCAGCCATTTGTCAACAAGTCGATGATAGATGTGTTGTTTACCACCATTGCTCTGATGGTAGGTACCGCTGGTTTGCCCCATATCATCGTCCGATTTTACACAGTACCTAGTGTGCGTGCGGCTCGTTTCTCTGCTGGTTGGGCATTGTTATTTATTGCTATTCTTTATACCACTGCTCCTGCCCTTTCCATGTTTGCCCGCTATAACCTGATTGATTCTCTGCATAATAAAACGATTGCAGAGGTGCAACAGTTAGACTGGGCTAACAAGTGGGAAAAAACTAAATTGCTAGCCTTCGATGATAAAAATAAAGATGGGCGGCTTCAGTTAACTCCAAATAAAGACACCAGCGAAATTAAAATTGACCCAGACATTATTGTGCTTTCCACCCCAGAAGTGGCTAAACTCGCTCCTTGGGTGATTGGGCTGGTAGCGGCTGGTGGATTAGCGGCTGCATTGTCTACAGCATCGGGTTTGTTACTAGTAATCTCCAGTTCTGTCGCCCACGATGTTTACTACCGGATACTGGATTCAAGTGCTTCAGAACAAAAACGGGTATTTGTTGGGCGCGTCATGATCGGGTTTTCGGTAGTGTTGGCGGGATACTTTGGGGTGAATCCACCAGGATTTGTCAGCCAAGTAGTGGCTTTTGCCTTCGGTTTAGCAGCCGCTAGCTTCTTCCCCGTGATTATCCTGGGGATTTTCGACAAGCGCACCAATGCTGAAGGTGCGATCGCTGGCATGTTAACGGGTTTAATTTTTACGATAATTTACATTATCGGTGTCAAATTTGGAGGTATGCAACCTTGGTTTTTTGGGGTTTCTCCTGAAGGAATTGGCACTTTAGGTATGTTGATTAACTTAATAGTTACCCTAGTAGTTTCTCGCCTCACCCCACCCCCGACGCAAGAAGTCCAAGCGCTGGTAGAAGACCTACGCAGCCCAACTATTGAACAATAA
- a CDS encoding FG-GAP repeat protein produces MANSVFNISELNGSNGFVINGIDAGDDLGRSISSAGDINGDGIDDLIIGASFADPNGQNYAGESYVVFGSTSGFSSSFDLSSLDGSNGFVINGIDADDFSGRSVSNAGDINGDGIDDLIIAASSAGINGQSYVVFGSSGGFSASFDLSDLDGSNGFIIEDSNGYYSSGGSVSSAGDLNGDGIDDLIISNRYVVFGNSGGFSASFDLSSLDGSNGFVIDLPTVSDYSNSGIVGDINGDGFNDLVTVGTGTTYVVFSNSGRFDATLNLSDLDGSNGFVFSGGLNGGFRSALEFSSAGDINGDGFDDLIIGAKGTGAGYVIFGNSGGFSARLNSSSLDGSNGFGINRNGTSFYGLGGIVSSAGDFNGDGFDDLIIAGSTPFSSAAEIFYVIFGKSGGFDANFDLSLLDGTNGFAINAIDSASSVSSAGDINGDGFDDLIIGTPYTSPNGQSGAGRSYVIFGFATRSIDEPPLAVNDTVITDEDTAVNISVLANDIALDNNPLTVTAVNGNTVTVGTTITLSSGALLTLNADGTFTYDPNGQFETLGNSESFSESFTYTVSDNSINSSTATVNLTINGVNDAPRLVSVFNLSDLDGSNGFVINGINDDRLGFSVSNAGDINGDGIDDVIIAATGYNTNGLYGVGPNYVVFGKSSDFSASLNSSSLDGSNGFVINGIDEFDYLRIVSNAGDINGDGIDDLILGAPFADPNGQNYAGESYVVFGSTSSFSASLNLSDLDGSNGFVINGIDAGDGSGISVSSAGDINGDGIDDLIIGAYSADSNGQSGAGQSYVVFGSTSSFSASLNLSDLDGSNGFVINGIDAGDGSGISVSSAGDINGDGIADLIIGASYADPNGQSSAGETYVVFGSTSGFGASLNLSTLDGSNGFVINGIDAYDFSGFSVSNAGDFNGDGFDDLIIGARGGDPNGQSGAGETYVVFGSSNGFGASLDLSTLDGSNGFVINGIDAYDFSGSSVSNAGDFNGDGIDDLIIAAKGGESYVVFGSTSGFGASLNLSTLDSNNGFVINGIDASYDYSSTSVSNAGDVNGDGFDDLIIGVTAAGESYVLFGFATAATTKEDTPVNILARNILRRYTDAEGDILSFTNFTNPSNGTLTLNDNGTPGVTDDDYFIYTPNANYNGTDSFTFTVSDGNGGSIDGTFNLNVKPVNDAPIVANAIADITTTENSVFSFTFDVDTFTDVDAGDTLTYTATLADNNPLPDWLAFNPDTRTFSGTPDDTDVGIINLKVIATDTSNVSVSESFDLTVTPLNFTGTKGRDVLIGTGSNNTIDGKGGNDDISGGAGDDVLVGGTGSDVLTGGAGNDLFVYTSIRDARDRITDFSPGVDKIVFTELFASLNLDSLNYETATAQGYLGFRSQGNNTAVLIDPDGLTGRALATNLLTVLDVSSNSLANADNFVF; encoded by the coding sequence ATGGCTAATTCAGTCTTCAACATCTCTGAGTTGAATGGCAGCAACGGCTTCGTAATTAACGGCATTGATGCAGGTGATGATTTAGGTAGATCCATCAGCAGTGCGGGGGACATCAACGGCGACGGCATCGACGACCTGATTATCGGGGCATCCTTTGCCGACCCCAACGGTCAGAATTATGCTGGAGAGAGCTATGTGGTGTTTGGCAGTACCAGCGGCTTTAGTTCCAGCTTCGATTTATCGTCCCTCGACGGCAGCAACGGCTTCGTGATTAACGGCATTGATGCTGATGACTTTTCAGGTCGTTCCGTCAGTAATGCAGGGGACATCAACGGTGATGGCATCGACGACCTGATTATCGCCGCATCGTCGGCCGGTATCAACGGACAGAGCTATGTGGTATTTGGCAGCAGCGGTGGCTTTAGTGCCAGCTTCGATTTATCTGACCTTGATGGCAGTAACGGCTTTATAATCGAAGACTCTAATGGATATTACTCCTCAGGCGGCTCCGTCAGCAGTGCCGGAGACCTCAATGGCGATGGCATCGACGACCTGATTATCTCGAATAGGTACGTAGTGTTTGGCAACAGTGGTGGCTTTAGTGCCAGCTTCGACCTATCGTCCTTAGACGGCAGCAACGGCTTTGTGATCGACCTCCCCACGGTGTCCGATTATTCAAACTCAGGTATTGTTGGAGACATTAACGGCGATGGCTTCAACGACTTGGTTACTGTAGGAACTGGAACTACCTATGTGGTCTTTAGTAACAGTGGCAGGTTTGATGCTACGCTCAACCTATCTGACCTGGACGGCAGTAACGGCTTCGTGTTTAGTGGCGGTCTTAATGGAGGTTTTCGCTCAGCTCTCGAATTCAGCAGTGCAGGGGACATTAACGGCGATGGCTTCGACGACCTGATTATTGGAGCAAAAGGAACTGGTGCAGGTTACGTAATCTTTGGCAACAGTGGCGGCTTTAGTGCCAGACTCAACTCATCATCTTTGGACGGCAGCAATGGTTTCGGGATTAACCGTAATGGCACCAGTTTCTATGGCTTAGGCGGAATTGTCAGTAGTGCGGGGGACTTTAACGGCGATGGCTTCGACGACCTGATTATCGCAGGAAGTACTCCATTTTCTTCAGCGGCAGAGATTTTCTACGTGATTTTTGGCAAGAGTGGCGGCTTTGATGCCAACTTCGACCTATCTTTGCTAGACGGTACAAATGGCTTTGCAATCAACGCTATCGACTCAGCCAGCTCTGTCAGCAGTGCAGGAGACATCAACGGTGATGGCTTTGACGATCTGATTATCGGCACACCCTATACCAGCCCCAACGGACAGTCTGGTGCTGGACGCAGCTACGTCATCTTTGGTTTTGCCACTAGGTCTATTGATGAACCTCCTCTAGCAGTGAATGACACAGTTATCACTGACGAAGACACCGCCGTTAACATTTCCGTCTTAGCCAACGATATTGCCCTAGACAACAACCCATTAACGGTGACGGCGGTCAATGGTAATACAGTTACTGTTGGCACTACTATTACTTTGAGTTCGGGTGCTTTACTCACCCTGAATGCTGATGGCACTTTCACTTACGACCCTAATGGTCAATTTGAAACTTTGGGTAACAGTGAAAGCTTCAGTGAAAGCTTCACCTACACTGTCAGCGATAACAGCATTAACAGCAGCACAGCCACCGTCAACCTGACCATCAACGGAGTGAATGATGCACCCAGGCTTGTATCAGTTTTTAACCTCTCTGACCTGGACGGCAGCAACGGTTTTGTGATTAACGGCATCAATGATGACCGTTTAGGCTTCTCCGTCAGCAATGCGGGGGATATCAACGGCGACGGCATCGACGACGTGATTATCGCGGCAACAGGTTACAACACCAACGGACTGTATGGTGTTGGGCCGAACTACGTAGTGTTTGGTAAGAGTAGCGACTTTAGTGCCAGCCTCAATTCATCCTCCCTGGATGGTAGCAACGGCTTCGTGATTAACGGTATCGATGAATTTGACTACCTAAGGATAGTTAGTAATGCGGGGGATATCAATGGCGACGGGATCGATGACCTGATTCTTGGGGCACCCTTTGCCGACCCCAACGGTCAGAATTATGCTGGAGAGAGCTACGTGGTGTTTGGCAGTACTAGCAGCTTTAGTGCTAGCCTCAACCTATCTGACCTGGACGGCAGCAACGGCTTCGTGATTAACGGCATTGATGCAGGTGACGGTTCAGGCATATCTGTCAGCAGTGCGGGGGACATCAACGGTGACGGCATCGACGACCTGATTATCGGGGCATATAGTGCGGACTCCAACGGACAGTCTGGTGCTGGACAGAGCTACGTGGTGTTTGGCAGTACTAGCAGCTTTAGTGCTAGCCTCAACCTATCTGACCTGGACGGCAGCAACGGCTTCGTGATTAACGGCATTGATGCAGGTGACGGTTCAGGCATATCTGTCAGCAGTGCGGGGGACATCAACGGTGATGGCATCGCCGACCTGATTATCGGGGCATCCTATGCCGACCCCAACGGACAGTCTAGTGCTGGGGAAACCTACGTAGTGTTTGGCAGTACTAGCGGCTTTGGGGCTAGCCTCAACCTTTCCACCCTGGATGGTAGTAACGGCTTTGTAATTAACGGCATCGATGCATATGACTTTTCAGGCTTCTCCGTCAGCAATGCAGGGGACTTTAACGGTGACGGTTTTGATGACCTGATTATCGGGGCAAGAGGTGGCGACCCCAACGGACAGTCTGGGGCTGGGGAAACCTACGTGGTTTTTGGCAGTAGCAACGGCTTTGGGGCTAGCCTCGACCTTTCCACCTTGGATGGCAGTAACGGCTTCGTGATTAATGGCATCGATGCATATGACTTTTCAGGCTCCTCTGTCAGCAATGCAGGGGACTTTAACGGTGACGGCATTGATGACCTAATTATTGCCGCAAAAGGTGGGGAGAGCTATGTGGTGTTTGGCAGTACTAGCGGCTTTGGGGCTAGCCTCAACCTTTCCACCCTGGATAGCAATAACGGCTTTGTGATTAACGGCATTGATGCATCATATGATTATTCAAGTACCTCCGTCAGCAATGCAGGGGACGTCAATGGCGATGGCTTCGACGACCTGATTATTGGGGTAACAGCTGCAGGGGAGAGCTATGTGCTGTTTGGCTTTGCAACTGCCGCTACCACCAAGGAAGATACCCCAGTTAACATCCTTGCCAGGAATATTCTGCGTAGATATACAGATGCAGAGGGCGATATTTTAAGCTTCACTAACTTCACTAACCCCAGTAACGGTACACTGACGCTTAACGACAATGGTACACCTGGCGTTACCGATGACGACTACTTCATCTATACCCCCAATGCCAACTACAACGGCACTGACAGCTTCACCTTCACTGTCAGCGATGGTAATGGCGGTAGCATCGATGGTACTTTTAACCTCAACGTCAAGCCAGTCAACGATGCCCCCATTGTTGCCAATGCCATTGCAGACATCACCACCACCGAAAATAGTGTTTTCAGTTTCACCTTTGATGTCGATACCTTTACTGATGTCGATGCAGGTGACACTTTAACCTACACCGCTACCCTCGCTGACAATAACCCCCTACCCGACTGGTTGGCGTTCAACCCCGATACCCGCACCTTTAGCGGCACACCAGATGATACAGATGTGGGCATCATTAACCTAAAAGTAATTGCTACTGACACCAGCAATGTGAGTGTGAGTGAAAGCTTTGATTTAACAGTCACTCCCCTCAATTTCACGGGAACTAAAGGCAGAGATGTCCTCATAGGAACAGGCAGCAACAACACCATTGATGGCAAAGGTGGTAATGATGATATCTCAGGTGGTGCTGGTGACGACGTTCTCGTTGGTGGCACTGGTAGCGATGTTCTCACTGGTGGTGCTGGCAATGACTTGTTTGTCTATACCAGTATCCGCGATGCCAGAGACAGAATCACTGATTTTTCACCTGGTGTGGATAAGATTGTTTTTACTGAATTATTTGCCAGTTTGAACCTCGACAGTCTCAATTATGAAACTGCAACTGCACAAGGTTATTTAGGCTTTAGATCTCAAGGCAATAATACCGCTGTGCTGATTGACCCGGATGGCTTAACAGGTCGGGCTTTAGCGACGAATTTGTTGACGGTACTGGATGTATCGTCAAATAGCTTAGCCAATGCGGATAACTTTGTTTTCTAA
- a CDS encoding ThiF family adenylyltransferase produces the protein MSIFFHEQLYRSNAVMAKLKDYPVTICGAGALGANIAENLARSGFEKLTVIDRDRIEERNVSTQPYYRSDVGAFKAKILANNLYRAIGTKIDAKTKELTAANTTQLLKDSQLIVDVFDNSVARQAVKDYAEQFSIPCVHAGLAADYAEVIWNDVYRVPSDVDDDVCDYPLARNLVMLTVAVACEAIVSFIATAEQRNFTITLKDLTVKSLFL, from the coding sequence ATGAGTATCTTTTTTCACGAGCAGCTTTACCGCAGCAATGCTGTGATGGCAAAGCTCAAAGACTATCCTGTGACAATTTGTGGGGCGGGGGCGTTAGGAGCCAATATTGCTGAAAACCTAGCTCGGTCTGGTTTTGAAAAACTGACAGTCATTGATCGCGATCGCATTGAGGAGCGTAATGTTTCCACCCAACCCTACTACCGTTCCGATGTGGGAGCATTCAAAGCGAAAATATTAGCTAACAATTTATACCGAGCAATTGGTACTAAAATTGATGCCAAGACAAAGGAGTTAACAGCAGCAAATACAACTCAACTACTCAAAGATAGTCAGTTAATTGTCGATGTGTTTGACAACAGCGTCGCACGTCAAGCAGTCAAGGATTATGCTGAGCAATTTAGCATTCCTTGTGTTCATGCTGGGCTAGCAGCTGATTATGCAGAAGTAATTTGGAATGACGTTTATCGCGTTCCTTCTGATGTTGATGATGATGTCTGCGATTATCCGCTAGCAAGAAACTTGGTAATGTTAACTGTTGCTGTGGCGTGTGAAGCAATTGTCTCATTCATTGCCACAGCAGAACAGCGTAACTTTACCATCACCCTCAAGGATTTGACGGTGAAATCTTTATTTTTGTAA
- a CDS encoding Rpn family recombination-promoting nuclease/putative transposase, translating to MAEYDNLCKLLVEKYPVDFTRWLLNQEPRKIEILKTELSIEPIRADSVIFLQTENRILHLEFQTTIKSQQPIALRMLDYYVRLTRKYQLPVTQVVIFLQETSDAIAFTEEYVSEVTIHRYRVIRMWEQDPALFLGNPALLPLAPLTRTDSPQTLLSQVAQEIAKIPDIEARQNTAAYTEILAGLKFEQDLILQLLREETMQESVIYQYILDKGEERGEQKEALKYTLRLLNRRFGKIDSLIIERLQLLSTEQLESLGEEFLDFSNVSDLIAWLERNTNS from the coding sequence ATGGCAGAATATGACAACCTTTGTAAGCTACTTGTAGAAAAGTATCCTGTTGATTTTACCCGTTGGTTATTAAATCAAGAACCGCGAAAAATTGAAATTTTAAAAACTGAATTGAGCATTGAACCGATACGCGCTGATTCAGTTATATTTCTGCAAACAGAAAATCGGATTTTACACCTGGAATTTCAAACTACCATTAAATCCCAACAACCAATTGCTCTGCGGATGCTAGATTATTACGTGAGATTGACAAGGAAATATCAACTTCCTGTTACACAGGTAGTGATTTTCTTGCAAGAGACAAGTGACGCGATCGCTTTTACTGAGGAATATGTCAGCGAGGTAACAATCCATCGTTATCGAGTGATCCGGATGTGGGAGCAAGATCCAGCACTATTTCTTGGCAATCCGGCATTATTACCTTTAGCACCCTTAACGCGAACAGATTCACCCCAAACCTTATTATCCCAGGTTGCCCAGGAAATTGCTAAAATTCCAGATATTGAGGCTAGACAAAATACAGCAGCATACACTGAGATTTTAGCAGGGTTAAAGTTTGAGCAAGATTTGATTCTGCAATTATTACGGGAGGAAACTATGCAAGAATCAGTGATTTATCAGTATATTTTAGATAAGGGAGAAGAAAGGGGAGAACAGAAGGAAGCCTTGAAATATACTTTACGTCTTTTAAATAGACGCTTTGGTAAGATAGATTCATTAATAATTGAACGTCTCCAACTATTATCTACTGAACAATTGGAAAGCTTAGGAGAAGAGTTTTTAGATTTTTCAAATGTATCTGATTTAATTGCTTGGCTTGAGCGAAATACAAATAGTTAA
- a CDS encoding DUF4351 domain-containing protein, giving the protein MQESVIYQYILQRGEHKEALRYTLRLLNRRFGKIDSVIIERLQLLSPEQLESLGEEFLDFSNVSDIVAWLEQNTNS; this is encoded by the coding sequence ATGCAAGAGTCAGTAATTTACCAGTATATTTTGCAGAGGGGAGAGCATAAAGAAGCGTTGAGATATACTTTGCGTCTTTTAAATAGACGCTTTGGTAAGATAGATTCAGTAATAATTGAACGGCTTCAACTATTATCTCCTGAGCAATTGGAAAGTTTAGGAGAAGAATTTTTAGATTTTTCAAATGTATCTGATATAGTTGCTTGGCTTGAACAAAATACAAATAGTTAA
- a CDS encoding DUF4351 domain-containing protein, protein MQESVIYQYILHKGEQRGEERGEHKEAFKYTLRLLNRRFGIIDSLIIERLQILTTEQLESLGEESLDFSNISDLFAWLEQNTNNENLQREVL, encoded by the coding sequence ATGCAAGAGTCAGTAATTTATCAGTATATTTTGCATAAGGGAGAACAAAGGGGAGAAGAAAGGGGAGAGCATAAAGAAGCGTTTAAATATACATTACGTCTTTTAAATAGACGCTTTGGTATTATAGATTCATTAATCATTGAGCGTCTACAAATATTAACTACCGAACAATTGGAAAGCTTAGGAGAAGAATCTTTAGACTTCTCAAATATATCCGATTTATTCGCTTGGCTTGAGCAAAATACAAATAATGAAAATCTACAAAGAGAGGTTTTGTAG
- a CDS encoding VWA domain-containing protein, which translates to MNNAERDLRLEMLNSLLTTPHRKLEQVAEIHQLIVELDPIFYGHLAVWYQRHGDVRDHKEVFVAYLLTSNLTEHRDAGFMMLQEFPPYQVARVVDFMKQHQNKLPRSARTAVRRYLKARESNIVMFDRAALRGRKAMKHLYASLHIKPNERANAILFRDTPPEGSLASVLKQVAKAESAAEQARLIVEFNIPYAIAIGAIKQLTPVVLVALINSMTPQEVINNLKSLQARGAMEHPEVKKLIDSKLESAAKSTRVAAFKAQIAADTADLDADTVAKLENVTNEQVKRRGTIARPTALLVDKSGSMENAIAIGKQLAALISGITQAELFVYAFDTIPYAVTAKGKELTDWERAFQHINAGGGTSIGCALEAMRKKKQVVDQIILVTDEGENATPYFAEAYKTYCREFAVIPNVVIVRVGSHYNWVEGQLKQQQAPVETFTFAGDYYSLPNLVPLLTRPSRLDLLMEILDMPLPVREDK; encoded by the coding sequence ATGAATAATGCAGAACGTGACTTGCGTCTGGAAATGCTCAACAGTTTGCTGACAACTCCTCACCGCAAGCTTGAGCAAGTCGCAGAAATTCATCAGTTAATTGTTGAACTCGATCCCATCTTTTACGGACATTTGGCAGTTTGGTATCAGCGTCATGGTGATGTCCGCGACCACAAGGAAGTGTTTGTTGCTTACTTGCTAACTAGCAATCTGACTGAACACCGAGATGCTGGATTTATGATGCTGCAAGAGTTTCCGCCCTATCAGGTGGCTCGTGTGGTAGACTTCATGAAGCAACACCAAAATAAGCTGCCTCGTTCGGCTCGTACTGCGGTACGACGTTATTTGAAGGCACGGGAAAGTAATATTGTTATGTTCGATCGCGCTGCTTTGCGGGGTCGTAAGGCTATGAAGCACTTGTATGCTTCGCTGCACATTAAGCCGAATGAACGAGCAAATGCGATTTTGTTCCGTGATACTCCTCCAGAGGGTTCTTTGGCAAGTGTCCTCAAGCAGGTTGCTAAGGCAGAAAGTGCCGCAGAACAAGCACGGCTGATTGTGGAGTTCAATATACCTTATGCGATCGCGATCGGTGCAATCAAGCAACTCACACCAGTTGTGCTGGTAGCATTGATCAATAGCATGACTCCCCAGGAAGTCATCAATAACCTCAAGTCTCTCCAGGCTAGAGGTGCAATGGAACACCCAGAGGTGAAGAAGCTGATTGACTCGAAGCTGGAATCAGCCGCTAAGAGTACGCGTGTGGCAGCATTCAAAGCACAGATAGCCGCCGACACCGCAGATTTAGATGCAGACACCGTTGCAAAACTGGAAAATGTCACCAACGAACAGGTGAAGCGGCGCGGTACAATTGCCCGTCCAACTGCCTTATTGGTGGATAAGTCTGGTTCAATGGAGAATGCGATCGCTATTGGTAAGCAACTCGCTGCTTTAATCTCTGGTATCACTCAAGCAGAATTGTTTGTCTACGCCTTCGATACCATTCCTTACGCTGTGACAGCAAAAGGCAAGGAGTTGACCGATTGGGAACGTGCTTTCCAGCACATTAATGCAGGCGGTGGTACTAGCATCGGCTGTGCATTGGAAGCAATGCGGAAGAAGAAGCAGGTTGTTGACCAGATTATCCTGGTGACAGATGAAGGGGAAAATGCAACTCCTTACTTCGCTGAAGCCTATAAGACCTACTGTCGAGAGTTTGCAGTAATACCCAACGTGGTGATTGTCCGTGTGGGTAGTCATTACAACTGGGTTGAGGGTCAACTCAAGCAGCAGCAAGCACCTGTAGAAACCTTCACTTTCGCCGGTGACTACTACAGCTTACCGAACCTCGTCCCCCTCCTGACGCGTCCCTCTCGTCTAGATTTGCTGATGGAGATTCTAGATATGCCATTGCCTGTAAGAGAGGATAAGTAA
- the rplL gene encoding 50S ribosomal protein L7/L12: MSVKTLEILEQLKSLSLNETAQLVKQIEATFNVDISTPKVIHIDRRDEDQEQSEIQTEFDVLLVSVPAEKKIALLKVIRTVTGLGLKEAKDFVESLPQVLQTGLNKEAANSLKQQLEEAGAVVSLR, from the coding sequence ATGTCTGTGAAAACTTTAGAAATTTTAGAACAACTCAAGTCTTTAAGTTTGAATGAAACTGCTCAATTGGTGAAGCAGATTGAAGCAACCTTCAATGTTGATATTTCCACACCGAAAGTCATTCACATTGATCGGCGAGATGAAGATCAGGAACAATCTGAGATTCAAACGGAGTTTGATGTTTTGTTGGTATCGGTTCCAGCAGAGAAAAAGATTGCCTTACTCAAGGTGATTCGCACAGTGACGGGACTGGGACTCAAAGAAGCAAAAGACTTTGTGGAATCGCTTCCCCAGGTGCTTCAGACTGGATTGAATAAGGAAGCAGCTAATAGCCTCAAGCAACAGTTAGAGGAGGCGGGAGCGGTGGTTTCTCTCAGGTAA